TTCTATTTCCTCTTGATGAAGTAATAAGTAGTACTCCCGTTTATCTCTATCTGTTATTCGGTCAATATACTGCTCATCGCTCATATCGATGTATTGTGCCAGCGTTTCCGCTACATCCAGACGATCATCCGCCTGAACACCCTTAGGAGGCGTGTATGTAATGGAATACATCGCTTCATTATCAACAATCAGTTCCCCATTTGTATCATAAATCTTTCCCCTGGGCACAGGGACACTGGTCGTATCTAAGTTCGTTCGCTCGATTTCATCCTGGTATGTTTCCCCGTTTAAAATTTGCACAACACCTAACTGGAGTATTAGTGCAGAAAATAATAAGAAGATGGCAAAGAAAAGAATATTCATACGAACAGGAAGCTGGGCCCGTTTTTTCTTTTTTTTCTTATCTACCACTTTTCTCCTCCTTCGCATCTATTTTGAACTACCATCATATTTCATTATACGGTTCTTCTAAAAGTATAAGCAATAAATCATTTATATGCATCTTTTTAAACACTTGAATGATGATGAACACCATCATTCAAGTGTAGCGAAGACCACTGTTTGATTTTACCACAATTAACGACTTTTTTCGTCTGTAAAATCTTCTTTTAATGCGATTTTTTGATTTTTTACCGGTCCGATAAAAATATTGCGGACACAAAAATAAATAAAGGCATGTCCTGCACCGAATATAATGAGTAATGCAGGTATTATCATGTCGTCCGGGAAAAGGAACATCCCAAAAATAAACGCTGCAACCGAAGCGATTCGACCCAGATTCAAATAAATTTCACGCACAACAATATATTCCACTCTTCTCTCGCTCACCATCCGTGCTTTGCCGATAACATCATAGGTAAGGGATTGATATGGTACAGTCAAAATAGGAAATGCAAGGCCAATAATGACTGCATAGACAATTAACCAGAATAAACTCATTTCAAAAATAATAATAAATATAGAAGCGAATAACAGAATACCGCCAAATAAAATAGCCTTTTTTCGCAATGCCGGTTTAATCCATTTTAATGCGACAAAATAAAAAATAATGGACAACCCGGAAAGAAATAAATTAAAAACCCCTAGAACCAGCTCACTGTTCGTTACAAGGAATATCCAAATCGTAATGTAAAATCCATAAATCCCTTCTCGGAGCCCTTGAAAAAAATGAGCATGTAAAATACGTTTCCAATTTTTATTTTTCTTTCTTTCCTCAATAACAGCAGCTAAAGCAAAGCTCCCTCTGCTGCCCTTTCGTATAATAAAAAAGCTTGCGATAATAGCGGCAATAAATAAGCTAAGCGAGATGATAAAAATAGCCGTATAACCAACATCATCCGTCATTTTTGAAATCATCCATCCGGCAAGCAAAGGACCAATCATTCCAGCAAACGATGTAAGGGTGCCGGAAATGCCATTGAACCAATCTCTGGTATCCGGTTCTGTTATTTCAAAAGTAAGCACATAATATGCTAACCAGAAAAAGCCGTAACCGATTCCCAATAAACAGCCGAGGATAAAATTATAATATGCTGCCAATTCACCAATCCACAGAACAAATAAGAAAAAGAGGCATAAAAAGAGAATGCCAATCCGCAGTATGATCATACGATCGATTTTTTTAGATAATTTTCCAGCATAAATAAAGGAAAGCGCTTGGAATACGTAACTTGCCAAGTGATAATTCGCAATCACAAAAAAGTCCTCTGATTGCTTCCATAGGTACACATTAACAAATGTATTGGATAAAAAGATGCCTGCTGCATACAAAGCTCCGATAAGCAGAAGCATCCATAAATCTCTATATTCATCTTTTTGCCGATGGTATCTTCTATATTTCTGATGTAATTGCATAAAAAACGACTCCTTCTCCTTTTATTTTTAGCGAAGGAACCGTATCTATACAAAAAAGCTTGCAGATAACTTCATGTTTCTGCAAGCTTTTTTGGAAAACATCTTATTTAGCAGCGTCGTAATTGTTTGCTACTTGATCCCAGTTTACTACATTCCAGAATGCTGAAATATATTCCGGGCGTCTATTTTGATATTTAAGATAGTATGCATGCTCCCATACATCTAATCCTAGTAATGGTGTTTTGCCTTCTGTTAATGGAGAATCCTGGTTTGGTGTGCTTGTAATTTCAAGCTCTCCATTGTTTAATACGAGCCATGCCCAGCCTGAACCGAAACGTCCTGCTGCAGCTGTAGCAAACTCATCTTTAAATTTATCGAAAGAACCGAATTTGCTGTTAATTTCATCAGCTAATTTACCGGATGGTTCTCCACCGCCATTAGGTGATAGTGTCTTCCAGAAAAAGCTGTGGTTAGCATGTCCGCCGCCATTATTACGTACTGCTGTGCGGATGCTTTCAGGAACTTCATTCAAGTCTCTTACTAGCTCTTCCACTGTTTTATTCTGCAGATCTTCATGTCCTTCTAGTGCATCATTTAATTTTGTAACGTAGGTGTTGTGATGCTTCGTATGGTGAATGTTCATTGTTTCCTTATCGATAGTTGGTTCCAATGCATCATATGCATAAGGTAGTTCTGGTAATTCAAATTTTGCCATGTGTAACTCCTCCTCTAAATAAATGATGTTTTTAAGTCTACAATTATTACGTTATCAAAGGGAGCGATTTCTTGCAAATATTTTGCATTGATAGACGTGGATATTTCCTTATAAAAGTGGCATTCAGGAAGCTTCTTTTTTTCTAATTGATTAAAGGCAACTTTTTTGCCTTAATGAACCTTCGGGAAGTTTCATTTAATTTTCTTAAATACCGTCCATAACGTTATATCTTCACATTCTGATAAAAAGACATACTAAAAAAACAAGCATACGCTTGTTTTAAGATGGCTCGGGACGGAATCGAACCGCCGACACAAGGATTTTCAGTCCTCTGCTCTACCGACTGAGCTACCAAGCCGCAATTATGACGTTTTCTTTTCGTAAATATGTATGGAGGAGGTAGAGGGATTCGAACCCCCGCGCGGTTTAACCCGCCTCTCGGTTTTCAAGACCGACCCCTTCAGCCAGACTTGGGTATACCTCCAGGTAAACTAATGGTGGACCCTGCAGGACTCGAACCTGCGACCGATCGGTTATGAGCCGATAGCTCTGACCAACTGAGCTAAGGGTCCTTTTACTATTTTTATGGGGCGACCGGTGGGGATCGAACCCACGAATGCCGGAGCCACAATCCGGTGCGTTAACCACTTCGCCACGACCGCCATGGAATAGCAAATCATATATGTATATTTTTGGTAGCGGCGGAGGGGATCGAACCCCCGACCTCACGGGTATGAACCGTACGCTCTCGCCAGCTGAGCTACACCGCCATGGCTCCACAGGTAGGATTCGAACCTACGACCGATCGGTTAACAGCCGATAGCTCTACCACTGAGCTACTGTGGAATAAAGATACAATTTAAATAACAACAAAATATAATTTATCATGTTCTTCAAGTTATGTCAACAACTTTTTTTGCGGAGTTGCAAAAATGTTTATCGGAAGTTGACTGCAAGAATTATAATAGCACGTAATGTAACATATTTCAACAAAAACTTTTAAAAATTTATTCACATCCGGCATTTTATATAACAAATTTTCATTCCAGGCCAGATTCTCCGTCACAAAAAGCCGGGCACCACCATATATACCTCCATAAAAAGAAAAGAAAGGGCTCTGTCTGTGTATTTGAATCAGACAGAGCCCCAGGGTATTAATGTTCTCCCAAAACATTCTGGGCAATGTTTACAGCATGATCCCCGATCCGTTCTAAGTTACTTAATATATCAACGAATACAATACCTGCTGTTCCATTACAAATGCCTTCATTCATACGAATGATATGACTTTTACGGAATTTGCGTTCCATTTTGTCAATTTGGTCTTCCTTTTGAATCACTTCCAAAGCAGCTTCTCTGTCACTCATCTCTAACGATTCCACAGCCTGTTTTACAGTCATGTACGTTAAATCAAACATTTTATTCAAATCTTCAATTGCTTGATCGGTTAAAGATACTTTATTGGACATTTTATAATCGACTAATTCTAAGACATTCTCAAAATGATCACCAATCCGTTCAATATCACGTATGGTGCTCATTAAGGCCGTATGCTCTGCACTTTCAATCTCCGTCAGGTTTGTAGAAGCAATATCCACTAAATAGTCCGTGATTTTACGATCCAGATTGTTCAGTGCCCCTTCAATTTGTATGGCCAGCTCTGAATTTTTCGGATTTTGTGTGGTGACATAATTATGTGTTTCTTCCAGCCCCTGATACGCATATTTTCCCATACGGACTACTTCTAATTTTGCCTGCCCCAGTGCCAACGAAGAAGACTGTTGCAGAAAAATAGAATCCAAATGCTTCGGCTTATATTCGATAATAACATCATCACCTGGCACAAGCTTTGTCACAATCCATGCCAAAGCACCAATGAACGGAAATTGAATAATCGTATTCGCTATATTATAACTTCCGTGCGCAAACGCAATGGTCATCTCCTCGTTCAAACCTAGGATTGATTGTAAATAACCAATAAAGCTGGTGAATGGTAGAAGTAATAAAATAAAAATAAATGCCCCGATTAAGTTAAAGATGACATGTGTGTAAGCAGCGCGTTTGGCAGCTACAGATACGCCGATACTGGCGATAACAGATGTAATCGTTGTTCCGATATTATCACCAAACAACACGGGAATAGCTGCGTCTAATTCAATAGCTCCCTGCGCAAATAACCCTTGCAGGATACCGATTGTTGCTGTAGAACTTTGCACGATTACGGTAAAGACCGTTCCGATGACAACACCAAGAACCGGTGTTTCACTCATAGAAACCGTCAAATCCTGGAATGCTTGTAAGGAACGAAGCGGCGTCATGCCACTGCTCATTAATTCCAGTCCAAAGAATAAAGAGCCAAATCCAAACAGAGCTTGTCCAACGGCGACAATCTTTTGCTTTTTAAAGAAAAAGATGGTAAATGCCCCGATTGCTAATATAAGTAACGAATATTGGCCAATATCTATCCCGATAATAAAAGCCGTTACAGTGGTTCCGATATTTGCTCCCATAATGACACCAATCGCTTGTCTTAATGTCATAAAACCGGCATTTACAAGTCCGACAGTTAACACTGTCGTTCCGGAGCTGCTTTGAATTAGCACCGTAACAAGAATTCCAGCAAGAACTCCTAAAAAAGGATTGCTTGTAAACCGGTCTAAAATATCCCGCAAGCGATCACCGGCCGATTTCTGCAAACCGTCTCCCATGAATTTAATCCCTATCAGGAATATACCGATTCCTCCGAGAAATTCAATAATTAACTGTTGAACATCGATATCCACGAAAACTTCATCCCTTCTACCTCTTATGTAACCTTTTGTAGTGTAATCTTTTGTAGAATTTTGCGCCTCATTCATTATTGATGATTCCTGCAATAAAGTAAACATGTATGAAGAAAAATTTACAAAGATTTAATATTTGAGGATGTTCGCACAGAAAGAAGGCTTAGTATGTGCTTATTTCGTGAAAAATATTTCTTTTTCAAAAGGAAAATCGAGTAGGAGGAGGTGACTAACCTCCGACCTCTCACACCACCATACGTACGGTTCCGT
The nucleotide sequence above comes from Oceanobacillus timonensis. Encoded proteins:
- a CDS encoding MFS transporter, whose protein sequence is MQLHQKYRRYHRQKDEYRDLWMLLLIGALYAAGIFLSNTFVNVYLWKQSEDFFVIANYHLASYVFQALSFIYAGKLSKKIDRMIILRIGILFLCLFFLFVLWIGELAAYYNFILGCLLGIGYGFFWLAYYVLTFEITEPDTRDWFNGISGTLTSFAGMIGPLLAGWMISKMTDDVGYTAIFIISLSLFIAAIIASFFIIRKGSRGSFALAAVIEERKKNKNWKRILHAHFFQGLREGIYGFYITIWIFLVTNSELVLGVFNLFLSGLSIIFYFVALKWIKPALRKKAILFGGILLFASIFIIIFEMSLFWLIVYAVIIGLAFPILTVPYQSLTYDVIGKARMVSERRVEYIVVREIYLNLGRIASVAAFIFGMFLFPDDMIIPALLIIFGAGHAFIYFCVRNIFIGPVKNQKIALKEDFTDEKSR
- the sodA gene encoding superoxide dismutase SodA — protein: MAKFELPELPYAYDALEPTIDKETMNIHHTKHHNTYVTKLNDALEGHEDLQNKTVEELVRDLNEVPESIRTAVRNNGGGHANHSFFWKTLSPNGGGEPSGKLADEINSKFGSFDKFKDEFATAAAGRFGSGWAWLVLNNGELEITSTPNQDSPLTEGKTPLLGLDVWEHAYYLKYQNRRPEYISAFWNVVNWDQVANNYDAAK
- a CDS encoding Na/Pi cotransporter family protein, translated to MDIDVQQLIIEFLGGIGIFLIGIKFMGDGLQKSAGDRLRDILDRFTSNPFLGVLAGILVTVLIQSSSGTTVLTVGLVNAGFMTLRQAIGVIMGANIGTTVTAFIIGIDIGQYSLLILAIGAFTIFFFKKQKIVAVGQALFGFGSLFFGLELMSSGMTPLRSLQAFQDLTVSMSETPVLGVVIGTVFTVIVQSSTATIGILQGLFAQGAIELDAAIPVLFGDNIGTTITSVIASIGVSVAAKRAAYTHVIFNLIGAFIFILLLLPFTSFIGYLQSILGLNEEMTIAFAHGSYNIANTIIQFPFIGALAWIVTKLVPGDDVIIEYKPKHLDSIFLQQSSSLALGQAKLEVVRMGKYAYQGLEETHNYVTTQNPKNSELAIQIEGALNNLDRKITDYLVDIASTNLTEIESAEHTALMSTIRDIERIGDHFENVLELVDYKMSNKVSLTDQAIEDLNKMFDLTYMTVKQAVESLEMSDREAALEVIQKEDQIDKMERKFRKSHIIRMNEGICNGTAGIVFVDILSNLERIGDHAVNIAQNVLGEH